In Gemmobacter sp., a single genomic region encodes these proteins:
- a CDS encoding ABC transporter permease encodes MSSADDLESKGGRPGNGLVLKRLKLVAGRLASALVLLLVGSLVVFLTIKSAPGNPALSALGEQATPEAVAAFERQHGLDQPVMVQYMRWLSGAAQGDFGKSLTMGGGQPISTLMAGKMQATLFLGVYALTLAIAISLVLGIIAARNRGKPADMLATSVAVLGISMPDFWLSYVLIFFFGLSLGWFPTFGYVAPTDDLIGALHAGFLPAFAIAAPMAAVFSRTLRAVLLETMNRPYVTAARSFGLKSRFVFVHFVFRNALIPYLTVIGLQIRYILGGVVVVERIFGIPGVGSFMVDGAMLRDTPVLLACTVTFLAIVLLVNTATDALCTFLDPRRTR; translated from the coding sequence ATGAGCAGCGCCGACGATCTGGAAAGCAAGGGGGGCCGGCCCGGGAACGGGCTGGTCCTCAAACGGTTGAAGCTGGTGGCAGGGCGGCTGGCCAGCGCGCTGGTGCTGCTGCTGGTGGGATCGCTGGTGGTGTTCCTGACCATCAAGTCCGCCCCCGGCAACCCGGCGCTGTCGGCGCTTGGCGAACAGGCGACGCCCGAGGCGGTGGCCGCCTTTGAACGCCAGCATGGCCTGGACCAGCCGGTCATGGTGCAATACATGCGCTGGCTGTCCGGCGCGGCGCAGGGCGATTTCGGCAAGTCGCTGACCATGGGCGGCGGCCAGCCGATCAGCACGCTGATGGCAGGCAAGATGCAGGCCACGCTGTTCCTGGGCGTCTATGCGCTGACGCTGGCCATTGCGATTTCGCTGGTGCTGGGCATCATCGCGGCGCGCAACCGGGGCAAGCCGGCGGACATGCTGGCAACCTCGGTCGCGGTGCTGGGCATTTCGATGCCCGATTTCTGGCTGAGCTATGTGCTGATCTTCTTCTTCGGCCTGTCGCTGGGCTGGTTTCCGACCTTTGGCTATGTCGCCCCCACCGATGATCTGATCGGGGCGTTGCATGCCGGGTTCCTGCCGGCCTTTGCCATTGCCGCGCCGATGGCGGCGGTATTCTCGCGCACGCTGCGGGCGGTGCTGCTGGAAACCATGAACCGCCCCTATGTCACCGCGGCGCGGTCCTTCGGGCTGAAATCGCGGTTCGTGTTTGTGCATTTCGTGTTCCGCAACGCGCTGATCCCCTATCTGACGGTGATCGGGCTGCAAATCCGCTACATCCTGGGCGGGGTCGTGGTGGTGGAACGCATCTTCGGCATTCCCGGCGTGGGATCGTTCATGGTGGATGGCGCGATGCTGCGCGATACGCCGGTATTGCTGGCCTGCACGGTGACGTTCCTGGCCATCGTGCTGCTGGTGAACACCGCCACCGATGCGCTTTGCACCTTTCTCGATCCCCGGAGAACCCGCTGA
- a CDS encoding thiamine pyrophosphate-binding protein, whose amino-acid sequence MTQVLNGAQVILTMLQLHGVRHVFGLPGETTIPWYKSWAREFGVEYVLTRDERTAAFAAEAYAKITGRPAVLEAPSPGVTHCTPGITEAYLSSVPVIYFSSDIPVNQDKKHGLTGIDQTALYAPICKESFLLTKVAEIPFLMRRAFRVATSGRPAPVHIRVPINVFHETAEVSDLYAEPCYSEYPAHRPVADHALVRKALDLVLAAKKPVMVCGQGALISRASETVQALAERLQMPVGTTTPGKGLIPETHPLALRVVGARGGMDYSNSYVRDADLVFFVGTNTDSSGTDHWKLYGDPASKTFLHLDIAEAHVGNNFPVKVGLVGDARATLDYMLELLDNRPGPLNRPALDLTETKRTALDKVFKSNIPMPAGTISPVRLSEVVDRILPDNAIVTAEPGVSAIYPSALLSVRKAGRRYITNYSMGSLGYAVPAGIGAAFAGDGPVLTFTGDGSLAFVLGDFETIKRSGKNMTVILCRNDTYGWIKAEAVLLDDADVPWSTDFGAVDYLKVAEGFGFAVDRITSEDQIEAVLTRALANPGCNFIEVMVPSQDQIVPFVPPWVRVAKARKLPYFE is encoded by the coding sequence ATGACCCAAGTATTGAACGGCGCCCAGGTCATCCTGACCATGCTGCAACTGCACGGCGTGCGCCATGTCTTTGGCCTGCCGGGGGAAACCACCATTCCGTGGTACAAATCCTGGGCCAGGGAATTCGGCGTCGAATATGTGCTGACGCGCGATGAACGCACCGCCGCCTTTGCCGCCGAAGCCTATGCCAAGATCACCGGCCGCCCTGCGGTGCTGGAGGCGCCAAGCCCCGGGGTCACCCACTGCACCCCCGGCATCACCGAGGCTTATCTCAGCTCTGTGCCGGTGATCTATTTCAGCTCGGACATTCCGGTCAACCAGGACAAGAAGCACGGCCTGACCGGCATCGACCAGACCGCATTGTATGCCCCGATCTGCAAGGAAAGCTTCCTGCTGACCAAGGTGGCGGAAATCCCGTTCCTGATGCGCCGGGCGTTCCGCGTGGCCACGTCGGGCCGCCCCGCGCCGGTGCATATCCGGGTGCCGATCAACGTGTTCCACGAAACGGCCGAGGTTTCGGACCTGTATGCCGAACCCTGCTACAGCGAATACCCGGCCCACCGCCCGGTGGCCGACCATGCCCTGGTGCGCAAGGCGCTGGATCTGGTGCTGGCGGCGAAAAAGCCGGTCATGGTCTGCGGTCAGGGCGCGCTGATCTCCAGGGCGTCGGAAACGGTGCAGGCACTGGCGGAACGGTTGCAGATGCCGGTCGGCACCACCACGCCCGGCAAGGGGCTGATCCCCGAAACCCACCCGCTGGCGCTGCGTGTCGTGGGCGCGCGGGGCGGGATGGACTATTCCAACAGCTATGTCCGCGATGCCGATCTGGTGTTCTTCGTGGGCACCAACACCGACAGCAGCGGCACCGACCACTGGAAGCTGTATGGCGACCCGGCGTCGAAAACCTTTCTGCATCTGGACATTGCCGAAGCGCATGTCGGCAACAACTTCCCGGTCAAGGTCGGGCTGGTGGGCGATGCGCGGGCAACGCTGGATTACATGCTGGAACTGCTGGACAACCGCCCCGGGCCGCTGAACCGCCCCGCCCTTGACCTGACCGAGACGAAGCGGACCGCGCTGGACAAGGTGTTCAAATCCAACATCCCGATGCCCGCCGGCACCATTTCCCCCGTCCGGCTGAGCGAGGTAGTGGACCGCATCCTGCCCGACAATGCCATCGTCACCGCCGAACCGGGGGTCAGCGCGATTTACCCATCCGCGCTGCTTTCGGTGCGCAAGGCGGGGCGGCGGTATATCACCAACTATTCCATGGGCTCGCTGGGCTATGCCGTTCCGGCGGGCATCGGCGCGGCCTTTGCGGGTGACGGGCCGGTGCTGACCTTTACCGGCGATGGCTCGCTGGCCTTTGTGCTGGGCGATTTTGAAACGATCAAGCGCAGCGGCAAGAACATGACGGTGATCCTGTGCCGCAACGATACCTATGGCTGGATCAAGGCCGAAGCCGTGCTGCTGGACGATGCCGATGTGCCATGGTCCACCGATTTCGGCGCCGTGGATTACCTGAAGGTGGCCGAGGGGTTCGGCTTTGCCGTCGACCGCATCACGTCCGAAGACCAGATCGAGGCGGTGCTGACCCGCGCGCTGGCGAACCCGGGCTGCAACTTCATCGAGGTCATGGTGCCGTCGCAGGACCAGATCGTGCCCTTCGTGCCGCCATGGGTGCGGGTCGCCAAGGCGCGCAAGCTGCCCTATTTCGAATAG
- a CDS encoding GntR family transcriptional regulator yields MQKAKIIPDEPVQSNVERVYVQVRDLAIRFELRPGDRINEVELARRLEVSRTPLREALNRLTSDGFLDFKPGRGFFRRDLEVKQIVDLYEMRLKLEVASAELAAERATPEGIAELRAFLEVSRQEDPSRSVEDLVALDEHFHDQLARLSGNGELTAMLQGVNARIRFVRWIAMESGRRPYTQAEHVAILDAVAAGDGERARQLMMRHIDTRQEAITHAIRESYAMIYMPRPATAPN; encoded by the coding sequence GTGCAGAAAGCCAAGATCATTCCCGACGAGCCCGTGCAGTCCAACGTCGAACGTGTGTATGTGCAGGTCCGCGACCTGGCCATCCGGTTCGAACTGCGCCCCGGCGACCGCATCAACGAGGTGGAACTGGCCCGCCGGCTGGAGGTCTCGCGCACCCCGCTGCGCGAGGCGCTGAACCGGCTGACCTCGGACGGGTTTCTGGACTTCAAGCCCGGTCGCGGGTTCTTTCGCCGCGACCTGGAGGTGAAGCAGATCGTCGACCTGTATGAAATGCGCCTGAAGCTGGAGGTGGCCAGCGCCGAACTGGCCGCCGAACGCGCCACGCCCGAAGGCATCGCCGAACTGCGCGCCTTTCTGGAGGTCAGCCGGCAAGAGGATCCCAGCCGCAGCGTGGAAGATCTGGTCGCGCTGGACGAGCATTTTCACGATCAGCTTGCCCGGCTGTCCGGCAATGGCGAACTGACCGCCATGTTGCAGGGCGTCAACGCCCGCATCCGCTTTGTCCGCTGGATCGCCATGGAAAGCGGGCGCCGGCCCTATACCCAGGCCGAACATGTGGCGATCCTGGATGCGGTGGCGGCAGGCGACGGCGAACGCGCCCGCCAGCTGATGATGCGCCATATCGACACCCGGCAAGAGGCGATCACCCACGCGATCCGCGAAAGCTACGCGATGATCTACATGCCCCGGCCCGCCACCGCGCCGAACTGA
- a CDS encoding ABC transporter ATP-binding protein, producing the protein MAETLLDLRGLRVSFGRGQGRTGVLKGVDVTLARGEILGIIGESGSGKTMTGLAVLRLLPNTATVTAERIVFDGRDLANMPAQEFDALRGVSLAMVFQDPVGSFNPSKTIGWHFRQILARAGFAGDAGAETVRLLLEVGVRRAQDTLTLYPHQLSGGMLQRALIALVAALRPTLIVADEPTTNLDKIIEKQVLEMFLSMVRGLGASVIFVTHDMPIAASLCDRIAVMNSGELVEIGVTSQVFSAPTHPYTRKLIDTALELAGANGRPKDTAEHRARLAEREREAPLYQVRDLSITFTGPGKKGAFKAIDGLSLDVRRGEILGILGESGSGKTTLGRTLLRLYEPSGGTLHYDGRDITRMRESTLRGFRREMQMVFQDPGGSFNPRKTMGAALTEALVAAGAPRSAIPARIQALLTRVGLSEVHAGRYAHELSGGQLQRVAIARAIALRPKVIIADEAVSKLDVSVRAGVLDLLTDVQAELGMSMVFITHDLDVARYICDRIAVMYHGKLMEIGPTEQVFTAPSSAYTRNLLDAHHNLAEDVGG; encoded by the coding sequence ATGGCCGAAACACTGCTGGATTTGCGCGGCCTGCGCGTCAGCTTCGGGCGCGGGCAGGGCCGGACCGGGGTGCTGAAAGGCGTCGACGTGACGCTGGCCCGGGGCGAAATCCTGGGGATCATCGGGGAATCCGGCTCGGGCAAGACGATGACCGGGCTGGCCGTGCTGCGCCTGCTGCCGAACACGGCCACCGTCACCGCCGAACGGATCGTCTTTGACGGCCGCGACCTGGCCAATATGCCGGCGCAGGAATTCGACGCGCTGCGCGGGGTCAGCCTGGCGATGGTGTTTCAGGATCCGGTCGGGTCGTTCAACCCCAGCAAGACCATCGGCTGGCATTTCCGCCAGATCCTGGCCCGCGCCGGGTTTGCCGGCGATGCCGGCGCCGAAACCGTGCGCCTGCTGCTGGAGGTGGGTGTGCGCCGCGCGCAGGATACGCTGACGCTGTATCCGCACCAGCTGTCGGGGGGCATGCTGCAACGGGCGCTGATCGCGCTGGTCGCCGCGTTGCGCCCCACGCTGATCGTGGCGGATGAACCGACGACGAACCTGGACAAGATCATCGAAAAGCAGGTGCTGGAGATGTTCCTGTCGATGGTGCGCGGCCTGGGCGCCAGCGTGATCTTTGTCACCCATGACATGCCCATTGCCGCCAGCCTGTGCGACCGCATCGCGGTGATGAACTCGGGCGAGCTGGTCGAGATTGGCGTCACGTCGCAGGTGTTTTCGGCGCCGACCCATCCCTATACCCGCAAGCTGATCGACACCGCGCTGGAACTGGCGGGCGCCAACGGCCGGCCCAAGGATACCGCCGAACACCGCGCCCGGCTGGCCGAGCGCGAACGCGAGGCGCCGCTGTATCAGGTGCGCGATCTGTCGATCACCTTTACCGGGCCGGGCAAGAAGGGCGCCTTCAAGGCGATCGACGGCCTTAGCCTGGATGTGCGGCGGGGCGAGATTCTGGGGATCTTGGGCGAATCCGGGTCAGGCAAGACCACGCTGGGGCGCACGCTGCTGCGGCTGTACGAACCGTCGGGCGGGACGCTGCACTATGACGGGCGCGATATCACCCGGATGCGCGAATCCACCCTGCGCGGGTTCCGGCGCGAAATGCAGATGGTGTTCCAGGATCCTGGCGGGTCGTTCAACCCCCGGAAAACCATGGGCGCCGCCCTGACCGAGGCGCTGGTTGCGGCAGGCGCGCCGCGTTCGGCGATCCCGGCCCGCATTCAGGCGCTGCTGACCCGCGTCGGCCTGTCCGAGGTGCATGCGGGCCGCTATGCGCATGAGCTGTCCGGCGGCCAGTTGCAGCGCGTCGCCATCGCCCGCGCCATCGCGCTGCGCCCCAAGGTGATCATCGCGGACGAGGCGGTGTCCAAGCTGGACGTGTCCGTCCGGGCCGGCGTGCTGGATCTGCTGACCGACGTGCAGGCGGAACTGGGCATGTCCATGGTGTTCATCACCCATGATCTGGACGTGGCCCGCTACATCTGCGACCGCATCGCGGTGATGTATCATGGCAAGCTGATGGAGATCGGGCCGACCGAACAGGTCTTTACCGCGCCCTCCAGCGCCTACACGCGCAACCTGCTGGATGCGCATCACAACCTTGCCGAAGATGTGGGGGGCTAG
- a CDS encoding M24 family metallopeptidase has protein sequence MTPPDTLTRLRALSAKAGVDAVIAWGGANFRHVSGYQTYFDNPGSALAVVPTDPAQPPMILVASWMQDAAQADSRIRDIQTFPLWLEIADLDAIRAGTQAAHPKPSPRFDLADNMRRIAAVLADRGCAQGRIGIERGLVSVAAFDSLRAALPKAQFVEAGGIFTDLRMIKPAGEIACLKEATLYAEHGLRVLAETPLRGLDVAGLKRIYDAACADFALTRAGTPLDGAFLGTRVTASIGGAISPTISGGPRITGDELVFFDCGASIDGYGSDTGRTLSFGEPSAEARRFLDAICAGMDAAERLLRPGTPMSEIFHAGQDAVRAQGLPWYTRGHIGHAMGLGMGEIAPYLSPVEHRPLEPGMVIALETPLYIRGLGGFQVEDCYVITRTGAEKFTTLPRDFLLAQL, from the coding sequence ATGACCCCCCCCGATACCCTGACCCGCCTGCGCGCCCTGTCGGCCAAGGCGGGGGTGGATGCGGTGATCGCCTGGGGCGGGGCGAACTTTCGCCATGTCTCGGGCTATCAGACCTATTTCGACAATCCCGGATCGGCGCTGGCCGTGGTGCCGACCGATCCGGCGCAGCCGCCGATGATCCTGGTCGCCAGCTGGATGCAGGATGCGGCGCAGGCCGACAGCCGGATCCGCGATATCCAGACCTTTCCCCTGTGGCTGGAAATCGCCGATCTGGACGCGATCCGCGCCGGCACGCAGGCCGCGCATCCCAAGCCCAGCCCGCGGTTCGATCTGGCCGACAACATGCGCCGCATCGCGGCCGTGCTGGCCGATCGGGGCTGCGCCCAAGGCCGTATCGGCATTGAACGCGGGCTGGTGTCGGTTGCCGCCTTCGACAGCCTGCGCGCCGCCCTGCCCAAGGCGCAGTTCGTCGAGGCCGGCGGCATCTTCACCGACCTGCGCATGATCAAGCCGGCCGGGGAAATCGCCTGTCTGAAAGAGGCGACGCTTTACGCCGAACACGGGCTGCGGGTGCTGGCCGAAACGCCGCTGCGCGGGCTGGATGTGGCGGGGCTGAAACGCATCTACGATGCCGCCTGTGCCGATTTCGCCCTGACCCGCGCCGGCACCCCGCTGGACGGCGCGTTTCTGGGAACGCGCGTCACCGCCTCGATCGGCGGGGCGATTTCGCCCACCATCTCGGGCGGGCCGCGGATCACCGGGGATGAACTGGTGTTCTTCGATTGCGGCGCCTCGATTGACGGCTATGGGTCGGACACCGGGCGCACGCTGAGTTTCGGCGAACCATCGGCCGAGGCGCGGCGGTTCCTGGACGCCATCTGCGCCGGGATGGATGCCGCCGAACGGCTGCTGCGCCCCGGCACGCCGATGTCGGAAATCTTCCACGCCGGGCAGGATGCGGTGCGCGCGCAGGGCCTGCCTTGGTATACGCGCGGCCATATCGGCCATGCGATGGGGCTGGGCATGGGGGAAATCGCCCCCTACCTGTCGCCCGTCGAACACCGCCCGCTGGAACCCGGCATGGTCATTGCGCTGGAAACGCCGCTGTATATCCGCGGGTTGGGGGGCTTTCAGGTGGAAGACTGCTATGTCATCACCCGGACAGGGGCAGAAAAATTCACCACCCTGCCGCGTGATTTCCTGTTGGCGCAGCTCTGA
- a CDS encoding ABC transporter substrate-binding protein, whose protein sequence is MNGPLQLSRRTLLGSAGALAGLAGLGLSPRAALAQGTALRAAITGYGVVNTLDPGKAALIPEFYLIWGIYNGLLKFDDTMQIVPDLAESYKALEGGAIAFKLREGVKFHDGSVLTADDVKFSLERLLDPAFASPNAAKVAAISKIEVVDDLNLVIHTKQAFAPLLTFLTNARTGTQILPRKAFEAAGAEAFARAPIGTGPYKLKSWETGGSLTLEAFEDHFAGAPAIKTVDVPLIVEEASGVTALLGGQIDMTSTVPTADVPQLMSNKDVTVLRQPGLNVRFISINLQKPPFDDVHFRRAVAMAFQREAMVKTILFGEGEPLHGFFPPLLGEVFTPGARPETSFDPAAAKAELAKSKYKADEHAVEVLTWGGGWWKRFAEIFVAQVNQVLGTRFTVQVTDSNAAFARQKSGDFTAGVWGWLGMIDADEYMGDIVHSGGWRNYGKYKNPAVDTLLENARAELDPAKRAAIYREAETLAIADVPIIPCFCSNIHNLVSKRVEGFVQKPYSNFGDQFAKMRLV, encoded by the coding sequence ATGAACGGACCTCTCCAACTCAGCCGCCGGACGCTGCTTGGCTCTGCCGGGGCGCTGGCCGGGCTTGCCGGGCTGGGCCTGTCGCCGCGTGCCGCACTGGCACAGGGCACCGCGCTGCGCGCCGCAATCACCGGCTATGGCGTGGTGAACACGCTGGATCCGGGCAAGGCGGCGCTGATCCCGGAATTCTACCTGATCTGGGGCATCTACAACGGCCTGTTGAAGTTCGACGACACCATGCAGATCGTCCCCGACCTGGCCGAAAGCTACAAGGCGCTGGAAGGCGGCGCGATCGCCTTCAAGCTGCGTGAAGGCGTCAAGTTCCACGATGGTTCGGTGCTGACGGCGGATGACGTGAAGTTCTCGCTGGAACGGCTGCTGGATCCGGCCTTTGCCTCGCCCAACGCGGCCAAGGTGGCGGCGATTTCCAAGATCGAGGTGGTGGACGACCTGAACCTGGTCATCCACACCAAACAGGCCTTTGCGCCCTTGCTGACCTTCCTGACCAACGCCCGCACCGGCACGCAGATCCTGCCGCGCAAGGCGTTCGAGGCGGCTGGCGCCGAAGCCTTTGCCCGCGCGCCCATCGGCACCGGCCCCTACAAGCTGAAATCCTGGGAAACCGGCGGCAGCCTGACGCTGGAGGCGTTCGAGGACCATTTCGCCGGCGCCCCCGCGATCAAGACCGTCGACGTGCCGCTGATCGTCGAGGAAGCCTCGGGCGTGACCGCGCTGCTGGGCGGCCAGATCGACATGACCTCGACCGTGCCGACCGCAGACGTGCCGCAGCTGATGAGCAACAAGGACGTCACCGTGCTGCGCCAGCCGGGGCTGAACGTACGGTTCATCTCGATCAACCTGCAAAAGCCGCCGTTCGACGACGTGCATTTCCGCCGCGCCGTTGCGATGGCGTTCCAGCGCGAAGCCATGGTCAAGACCATCCTGTTCGGTGAAGGCGAACCGCTGCACGGCTTCTTCCCGCCGCTGCTGGGCGAGGTGTTCACGCCGGGTGCGCGGCCGGAAACCAGCTTCGACCCCGCTGCGGCCAAGGCCGAGTTGGCCAAGTCGAAATACAAGGCCGACGAACACGCGGTCGAGGTGCTGACCTGGGGCGGCGGCTGGTGGAAACGCTTTGCCGAAATCTTTGTCGCGCAGGTCAACCAGGTGCTGGGCACCAGGTTCACCGTGCAGGTCACCGACAGCAACGCCGCCTTTGCGCGCCAGAAGTCGGGGGATTTCACCGCTGGCGTCTGGGGCTGGCTGGGCATGATCGACGCCGACGAATACATGGGCGACATCGTGCATTCGGGCGGCTGGCGGAACTATGGCAAATACAAGAACCCCGCCGTGGATACCCTGCTGGAAAACGCCCGGGCCGAGCTGGACCCTGCGAAACGCGCCGCGATCTACCGCGAGGCGGAGACGCTGGCCATCGCCGATGTGCCGATCATCCCGTGCTTCTGTTCCAACATCCACAACCTGGTGTCCAAGCGGGTCGAGGGATTTGTGCAGAAGCCCTATTCCAACTTCGGCGACCAGTTCGCCAAGATGCGTCTTGTCTGA
- a CDS encoding 2-hydroxyacid dehydrogenase, whose translation MARIVYIDCSDLMAEMLARVWPDHGAAMKVYVGDMPAADLPGWCQGAEVVWNGHTMMGADLMDQLPDLRRIIFLGSGPSSYIDMAAAAARGIVVDRIAGYGDRAVAEQALALILAGARDLTRMDRDLRRGHWDPREGKELLSRRLGLIGFGGIAQALAGMARALGMQVSVWNRSPLPADWADAAAPLDAVLAQSDIVSLHLALTPDTRGFLSAERLAQMKPGAMLVNTARAGLVDTAALIAALEAGHLGHAALDVFDTEPLPADDPLLAAPNVTLTAHAGFKTREATERLVAQAVALTLG comes from the coding sequence ATGGCCCGCATCGTCTATATCGACTGTTCCGACCTGATGGCCGAAATGCTGGCCCGCGTCTGGCCCGACCATGGGGCGGCGATGAAGGTCTATGTCGGCGACATGCCGGCGGCCGATCTGCCGGGCTGGTGCCAGGGGGCCGAGGTTGTCTGGAACGGCCACACCATGATGGGCGCCGATCTGATGGACCAGCTGCCCGACCTGCGGCGCATCATCTTTCTGGGGTCTGGCCCGTCGTCCTATATCGACATGGCCGCGGCGGCGGCACGCGGTATCGTGGTGGACCGGATCGCCGGCTATGGCGACCGGGCGGTGGCGGAACAGGCGCTGGCGCTGATCCTGGCCGGCGCCCGCGACCTGACGCGCATGGACCGCGATCTGCGCCGGGGCCACTGGGATCCGCGCGAGGGCAAGGAACTGCTGTCGCGCCGGCTGGGGCTGATCGGCTTTGGCGGTATCGCGCAGGCGCTGGCCGGCATGGCGCGGGCGCTGGGGATGCAGGTTTCGGTCTGGAACCGTTCGCCCCTGCCGGCCGACTGGGCCGATGCCGCCGCCCCGCTGGACGCGGTTCTGGCGCAATCCGACATCGTATCGCTGCATCTGGCGTTGACGCCGGACACGCGCGGTTTCCTGTCGGCCGAACGACTGGCCCAGATGAAACCCGGCGCCATGCTGGTGAATACGGCGCGGGCCGGGCTGGTCGATACCGCCGCGCTGATTGCGGCGTTGGAAGCGGGCCATCTTGGCCATGCCGCGCTGGACGTGTTCGATACCGAACCGCTGCCCGCCGACGACCCGCTGCTGGCGGCGCCGAATGTCACGCTGACCGCCCATGCCGGGTTCAAGACGCGCGAGGCGACGGAACGCCTGGTCGCGCAGGCCGTGGCGCTGACGCTGGGTTGA
- a CDS encoding ABC transporter permease, with product MVRLNRAGLAWRLLHHNTALAGLLICLTVLLAVAIGPLLLPFGPEDMDFMATLAPPSLDHPLGTDSFGRDVLVRVLTGARVSLAISFGAILLAATVGCAMGISAGYFGGWLDMVLMRITDLFFAFPSFILALLLMVLFGFSTVNIIFAIALVYLPIFARISRNSTLMVRSEPFVEASRLMGRRPLGIMVTQILPNISAPLLVQASAGLAFAIILEAGLSFIGLGVQPPTPSLGGIMSDGREYFSRAPWVLTLSGMAISLTLLGINLLGDGFRDLTDPRLRERS from the coding sequence ATGGTCAGGTTGAACCGTGCCGGGCTGGCCTGGCGTCTGCTGCACCACAACACGGCGCTGGCCGGGCTGCTGATCTGCCTGACCGTGCTGCTGGCGGTGGCCATCGGGCCGCTGCTGCTACCCTTTGGCCCCGAGGACATGGATTTCATGGCCACCCTTGCGCCGCCCAGCCTGGACCATCCGCTGGGCACCGACAGTTTCGGCCGCGACGTGCTGGTGCGGGTGCTGACAGGGGCGCGGGTATCGCTGGCAATCAGCTTTGGCGCCATCCTGCTGGCGGCGACGGTGGGCTGTGCCATGGGCATCAGCGCGGGCTATTTTGGCGGCTGGCTGGACATGGTGCTGATGCGGATCACCGATCTGTTCTTTGCCTTTCCCAGCTTCATCCTGGCGCTCTTGCTGATGGTGCTGTTCGGCTTTTCGACGGTGAACATCATCTTTGCGATTGCGCTGGTCTATCTGCCGATCTTTGCCCGCATCTCGCGCAATTCCACGCTGATGGTGCGCAGCGAACCGTTTGTCGAGGCATCGCGCCTGATGGGGCGGCGGCCGCTGGGCATCATGGTGACGCAGATCCTGCCCAATATCTCGGCCCCGCTGCTGGTGCAGGCCTCGGCCGGGCTGGCCTTTGCCATCATCCTCGAAGCGGGGCTCAGCTTCATCGGGCTGGGGGTCCAGCCCCCCACGCCATCGCTGGGCGGCATCATGTCGGACGGGCGGGAATATTTCAGCCGCGCCCCCTGGGTGCTGACGCTGAGCGGGATGGCGATTTCGCTGACCCTGCTGGGTATCAACCTGCTGGGCGACGGGTTCCGCGACCTGACCGACCCCCGCCTGCGCGAAAGGAGCTGA